A stretch of DNA from Lycium ferocissimum isolate CSIRO_LF1 chromosome 4, AGI_CSIRO_Lferr_CH_V1, whole genome shotgun sequence:
TTCACTTATTTTAGTTTTCTAGTTTGGGATTATGCAGGAAGTTCTAATATGGAATGGAGAGAAGAATAAGATATATTGTGCATTTGTTGCGAAAATGAAGTTGCCTCCTATGCGACCAAAAATTAGTTAGTAATCCAGTTTGGCTTCAAAACTGCATTCTCAAGTAGTAAATTAATTCGTATTAATTGaatattattgatattcatgaaaacatgaattCTAGCACTCCAGCCAACTTTACAAAGTCTTGTAGTTTATGTCCTGAATTTACATAAGAGAGAACTGACGACATACTTGAATACATATAGGTGTGATGGCAGAAACCAATTACAGGTATGTTCTGTTTTATTGAGCAAACGAGAAAAAGCAAACTCGACTCATATAACACATTACACTACATTGTCTAAACGTTACGAGGCTCCGATTTAGCTACAACTAGCCTTGAATAATGAGTGGGGCATAGATAGAAAAGCTACTGGTTTTTGTATCTTTTTTCTACTTCCTCAATGCTCTGAATCTCCTTGTAGTACTTGCAAACACGATAGATACACCTTCAAACATAACGATCACATTGTTTATGCATTAAATTACAAAAGAGAGACACATCTCGAAAGTAAAATCACATATAAGTTCCAGAATGATTCTGTTGATATACCAGTAGAGAAAGCATGCTGCCAGACATAAGATAGCATTTCTTTGAGCCTTGAAGATCTGTATAACATGAGCAGACACACAAAAAGGAGGGAAAAAGCCATAAGCCAGATAAAATAACATTGATGCATCAATGTGTCTCTTAGTGCTATCTCTGTGCaagaaaaaagggggaaagaagaaaagaataggGAACAAGTGTATTCATGCACCACACATTACATCAGAATGTTTCCCCAATTATCCAGAAATGCAAGGTTTTCTTAGCATATGGTTCTGGAAATCAGTCTTCTGAGTAATTAGGTTTTACCtaagtaaatattttatagTCTAAATTATCTGATATACCAGACTGATGTTTCCAGATCCAGGAGATTCTACATATCACAGGACTGAACTTAATCACCGGACTGTCCCTTCAGGGACATCCACTATTAATATCAGGGCCATTTCTTATTTCCAAAATGTTTACATATCACATGAATTTGATCCATGGTTGGCAGACAAATGAACAATAACAGTGCCAAGTCTCAAACAAAAAGGAGTCGGCAGATCCCTCGTCCCACTAGCAGCCATTAAATGTTCTCAGTCTCACCATGATGGCACCAATGACGTTCTTAAATAAAATAAGAGAACTGCAGCTGGAATACTTTGTTTTCCCCACTTTCATATTTTTAAGAAGTTAACATGTTTGTGCAGGAGTCTTCATCTGATATGCAAGATGTTATGTCAGAAGAAAATACAGAAGACTTGCAAAATGGAACAATCACTACGAAGGGATAGTCCACACCTTTCCCAAAAAACAGAAACAGTGTGTCGCCTTTAAAAACAGGAATTTTGAAACTTCTCTCTCTATCTCCCAAAATTCCAGAAGTCATATGAGAGAGATAAGACACATATGACGCTATAGGAAAAAGAGACTAATGAAATCCTTATCAATGTGGCAGTAATGACAATAGAACTAGACTAGTAACAATTGTTCCTTCTGCTGCTTAACTTTTCAAGTGGTACTTTACTGTTGCGAATTCTCAGTAAAAGTTTCAACAAAAGAATCAAGAAATCTTTCTGATTAGTCTAGAAACAAACATCCTCCCAAACGAAAGCTATGACATCCTAGTGTCAGGTGCTTCATTGACAGTCGACTTTGAGTTGAAGGTTTCCTTCTGGCTTGATGCATTAACATTAAGGTATATAAACTGATGAAACAGTAAGCACTTTCCCTAATTGAAATAAGTTATAGTCACTACCTTCAGTCCTTAATTTGTTAGGAATTTTACCTATTTGTGGTTTCCTAAGCTATGGGAAACTTCCTTTTCCTAATAGACCTGATATCTTATATGTCAGACTGTCACCAGTTCCTCAGTAGATTGTGCTTACACCTATCTTCAGATCTCGGAAATCTGCACTACAACATCTCTGATAAGCTCATGGCCAGATTACGATGAAACACTTCACTATTCCCATTTTTATGGCATCAGCATCCATCTTGGCTCTATAAGTAACACTCTATACAGCTACCTTACCTTTAGTGCCATCACCTACTAGAAAGGAAAAAGTGAGACTTATAGAAACTACGGAAGACCAATTTCTCAAATAATCTAATTCCATCACAATGCTCCCTAGACTCTTCCTGCTTTGACACTCTTCTGACCCGTGTTGACATGACACATGCAGTGGTCAGTACTTTGAACAAGAAGAACGCCTTTCGATTCCTCGACTATTGGCTATTGCTAAACTCATGCAGCCTAGAAGTAGTAACATACTTTGAACAAGAAGAACGCCTTACCTTAGCATTTCTCTACCTTATAACTAAATCAATAAGTAGTCAAATTAACTCATACACTTTCCAGTCTAATACCATAAATCACATATTTTCTTAACAATACAATAATTCATAAATTCAACACAATTTAAACTCGCCCTGTAACATttactactactcaaaatcgtTCCAGAAGCTTccatatagaaaaaaaaaaaagaagaagaaaatttacCGACTTGTCGTAGCGGTCTCTCTCAGAAGCAGTGCAAATCTCACCCGTACACATCAAACGATGCTCATTTTTCCAATAAATATCTAAAGGGGAACAAAAAATAACAGAAAAGAAATTCCGTAAGTCCCAATATCACGATTATTAAAActaatacccaaaaaaaaaaaaaaaatggttaccGAGGAGCTGAAAAGCAGAGAAAGGAACAATGAAAAGAGAAGGTTGAAGGGCGAGTGAAATTAGAGAAACGAAACGTGATTTTAGAGCTTTGGGAGATGGTAATGTCAGGAGAATAGCTATGGCTGCTTCTGCTGCTACCACGTATGTCAATATCATCCATTGCAACCCCATTTTGTTACCTTATTTTGCTATTTTTGGGTTTAAGTTTTGTGTGTTTTTTCTTCCTTGGTGTCTTCGCTGGTTTAACAGAAATAACTCTTTCTTAGTTGACAAGATTGAATAAggttcttttcttcttcacccAACACTCGGATCAACTCATTAATCTACTTTCGAAATGACCAAAttctcctttttgtttttgccTGGATGGATTGCATATTTGTTTGAAGTAACCAGTACTTTAAGgacgtttggccataagaattattcacttttttccggaaattttttcacttttttcaaacattagtgtttggccatgaaaatttcaaatacaaaacttgtttttcaaggttttcacaaccaaaacaagtacatttcaatagaaaaaaatactatttgcaaaaattatggccaaacacaacttctacttcaactccaattccaaaattccaaaaaaagtgaattttttttttttgatttctatggccaaacgcctgcATTTTTTAAAGacttttttggttcaaaaagaATGTTTACTTACAAaccaagaaaaaattatttttattttttagatttgTCCATATTAAATGTTAAGTGACTAAATCTCAACacctatttaattaaggatagtttagtcaaattatctatttttatcttgaagttagtattttcttaagggtgtgaaaatgaaggaaaaactttttttaattcGGAGGGAGTAGTGTTTAGTAGTATGACATAAGTAGGAAAATGGAGTGAGTCCCCTCTCTTTTAAATCGGAGGAAGTAGTGTTATAGTAGTATGACACAAGTAGGAGTAATATTtacaataaaaatatttttcatgagtaCATGTTATTTTGTTGGTTGATTGGGAAAAAAAGAGGAACATCACTTTTACTTTCCTCACAAGACAAAAGTCAGTCTCCTAGGTTCACATAATTTGAGTTTCGACCCGCaaaaaataccacataaattaggacatgGAGAATATTATTCACTCCAGCCTACAACGACGGATTGAATTTCTTGGAGTGATTTGTAAGTTGATGCCTGTATTCTTCATATGAATTGgtgtatatttatgttttcttttacaCCTTTTTTGATAAGGGAATAGAAACACTAGCGGCAAACAGAAAATTACTAGAATTTGAGCTTCTATTTATGGGGGAAAGTAGAACTATTGAAAATCTGATATGTTCTTTTTGCGTCctactttcaaaaaaaattattttaggcaAGAATTGTGGGAATTGTTTGCTTTAGACGTAACCTGTTTTTCTGGAAAATATCTCAAGAATcgtcatattt
This window harbors:
- the LOC132052527 gene encoding uncharacterized protein LOC132052527 isoform X2; amino-acid sequence: MGLQWMILTYVVAAEAAIAILLTLPSPKALKSRFVSLISLALQPSLFIVPFSAFQLLDIYWKNEHRLMCTGEICTASERDRYDKSSRLKEMLSYVWQHAFSTGVSIVFASTTRRFRALRK
- the LOC132052527 gene encoding uncharacterized protein LOC132052527 isoform X1 — its product is MGLQWMILTYVVAAEAAIAILLTLPSPKALKSRFVSLISLALQPSLFIVPFSAFQLLDIYWKNEHRLMCTGEICTASERDRYDKSIFKAQRNAILCLAACFLYWCIYRVCKYYKEIQSIEEVEKRYKNQ